A single genomic interval of Streptomyces showdoensis harbors:
- a CDS encoding inorganic phosphate transporter, whose product MDTFALIVTIGVALGFTYTNGFHDSANAIATSVSTRALTPRAALAMAAVMNLAGAFLGSGVAKTVSEGLIETPHGDKGMGILFAALVGAIIWNLVTWYFGLPSSSSHALFGGMVGAALAGGTEVIWSGVLDKVVIPMFVSPVVGLVAGYLVMCVILWLFRKANPHKAKRGFRIAQTVSAAGMALGHGLQDAQKTMGIVVMALVIADVQQAGDEIPVWVKIACAVMLSLGTYAGGWRIMRTLGRKIIELDPPQGFAAETTGASIMFGSAFLFHAPISTTHVITSAIMGVGATKRVNAVRWGVAKNIILGWFITMPAAALVAALSYYVVALFFG is encoded by the coding sequence GTGGACACCTTCGCTCTGATCGTGACCATCGGTGTCGCGCTCGGCTTCACGTATACGAACGGCTTCCACGACTCCGCCAACGCCATCGCCACCTCGGTGTCGACCCGGGCGCTGACCCCCCGGGCCGCGCTCGCGATGGCCGCGGTCATGAACCTCGCGGGTGCCTTCCTCGGCAGCGGGGTCGCCAAGACGGTCAGCGAGGGTCTGATCGAGACGCCGCACGGCGACAAGGGGATGGGCATCCTCTTCGCCGCGCTGGTCGGCGCGATCATCTGGAACCTCGTCACCTGGTACTTCGGTCTGCCGTCCTCCTCCTCGCACGCCCTGTTCGGCGGCATGGTGGGCGCGGCGCTCGCGGGCGGCACCGAGGTCATCTGGTCGGGCGTGCTCGACAAGGTCGTCATCCCGATGTTCGTCTCGCCGGTGGTCGGTCTGGTCGCCGGTTACCTGGTCATGTGCGTGATCCTGTGGCTGTTCCGCAAGGCCAACCCGCACAAGGCCAAGCGCGGCTTCCGCATCGCGCAGACCGTCTCGGCGGCCGGCATGGCGCTCGGCCACGGTCTGCAGGACGCGCAGAAGACCATGGGCATCGTGGTGATGGCCCTGGTCATCGCCGACGTCCAGCAGGCGGGCGACGAGATCCCGGTCTGGGTGAAGATCGCCTGCGCCGTGATGCTGTCGCTGGGCACGTACGCGGGCGGCTGGCGGATCATGCGGACCCTCGGCCGCAAGATCATCGAGCTGGACCCGCCGCAGGGCTTCGCCGCGGAGACCACGGGCGCCTCGATCATGTTCGGCTCGGCGTTCCTCTTCCACGCGCCGATCTCCACGACCCACGTCATCACCTCGGCGATCATGGGTGTGGGCGCCACCAAGCGCGTCAACGCGGTGCGCTGGGGCGTCGCCAAGAACATCATCCTCGGCTGGTTCATCACGATGCCGGCGGCGGCGCTGGTGGCCGCCTTGAGCTACTACGTGGTGGCGCTGTTCTTCGGTTAG
- a CDS encoding DUF47 domain-containing protein codes for MRFRLTPRETSFYDMFAASADNIVTGAKLLMELLGADASARAEIAERMRAAEHAGDDATHAIFHQLNSSFITPFDREDIYSLASSLDDIMDFMEEAVDLVVLYNIEELPKGVEQQIEVLARAAELTAEAMPNLRTMDNLTEYWIEVNRLENQADQIHRKLLAHLFNGKYDAIEVLKLKQVVDVLEEAADAFEHVANTVETIAVKES; via the coding sequence GTGCGATTTCGTCTGACCCCCAGGGAGACGAGCTTCTATGACATGTTCGCCGCGTCCGCGGACAACATCGTCACGGGCGCCAAGCTCCTGATGGAACTGCTCGGAGCGGATGCCTCCGCCCGGGCCGAGATCGCGGAACGGATGCGGGCAGCGGAGCACGCCGGCGACGACGCGACCCACGCCATCTTCCACCAGCTGAACTCCTCGTTCATCACGCCGTTCGACCGCGAGGACATCTACTCCCTCGCGTCCTCCCTCGACGACATCATGGACTTCATGGAGGAGGCCGTCGACCTGGTCGTCCTCTACAACATCGAGGAACTGCCCAAGGGCGTCGAGCAGCAGATCGAGGTGCTGGCCCGGGCCGCCGAGCTCACCGCCGAGGCCATGCCGAACCTGCGGACCATGGACAACCTCACGGAGTACTGGATCGAGGTCAACCGGCTCGAGAACCAGGCCGACCAGATCCACCGCAAGCTCCTGGCGCACCTCTTCAACGGCAAGTACGACGCCATCGAGGTGCTGAAGCTCAAGCAGGTCGTGGACGTACTGGAAGAGGCGGCCGACGCCTTCGAGCACGTGGCCAACACGGTGGAGACCATCGCGGTCAAGGAGTCCTGA
- a CDS encoding metal-sensitive transcriptional regulator → MTTTEADQLSPEATADPAADPSAGAAGTDHDHGVHGYHKQKDEHLKRLRRIEGQIRGLQRMVDEDVYCIDILTQVSASTKALQSFALQLLEEHLRHCVADAATKGGDEIEAKVEEATKAIARMMRT, encoded by the coding sequence ATGACGACCACCGAGGCGGACCAGCTCAGCCCCGAGGCCACGGCCGACCCGGCGGCCGACCCCTCGGCCGGCGCCGCCGGCACGGACCACGACCACGGCGTGCACGGCTACCACAAGCAGAAGGACGAGCACCTCAAGCGGCTGCGCCGCATCGAGGGGCAGATCCGCGGGCTGCAGCGCATGGTCGACGAGGACGTGTACTGCATCGACATCCTCACCCAGGTCTCGGCCTCCACGAAGGCCCTCCAGTCCTTCGCGCTCCAGCTCCTGGAGGAGCACCTGCGCCACTGCGTGGCGGACGCGGCGACCAAGGGCGGCGACGAGATCGAGGCGAAGGTCGAGGAGGCCACCAAGGCCATCGCCCGCATGATGCGCACCTGA
- a CDS encoding phosphatase PAP2 family protein, with translation MAGLASDGSNPDVSLLYDINGLAKAAPPWFDRVMGFVGEYGIMLGLVLLALGCWWSVRRRGTPADSVAGLAALIWAPLAAGVALLVNIPIRGFVERPRPFNDHQGLEVLVQGKTDFSFVSDHATMAMAIAVGIFVAHRRFGLAAIGLALTEGFCRVYMGVHYPTDVVGGLALGTAAALLLAPPALALLTPVVSAVARSPRGARLVRSRRAAEHLAVAETVGMPESRLGSGERDLAA, from the coding sequence ATGGCTGGACTCGCATCGGACGGTTCGAACCCCGATGTCAGCCTGCTCTACGACATCAACGGGCTGGCGAAGGCCGCCCCTCCGTGGTTCGACCGCGTCATGGGCTTCGTGGGCGAGTACGGCATCATGCTCGGCCTCGTCCTCCTCGCGCTCGGCTGCTGGTGGAGCGTGCGCCGGCGCGGCACCCCCGCCGACTCGGTCGCCGGGCTCGCCGCGCTGATCTGGGCCCCGCTCGCGGCCGGCGTCGCGCTCCTGGTCAACATCCCGATCCGCGGCTTCGTCGAACGCCCCCGGCCGTTCAACGACCACCAGGGCCTGGAGGTCCTGGTCCAGGGCAAGACCGACTTCTCGTTCGTCAGCGACCACGCCACCATGGCGATGGCCATCGCCGTCGGGATCTTCGTCGCCCACCGCCGCTTCGGCCTGGCCGCCATCGGCCTCGCGCTGACCGAGGGCTTCTGCCGCGTCTACATGGGCGTGCACTACCCGACCGACGTCGTCGGCGGCCTCGCGCTCGGCACCGCCGCCGCCCTGCTCCTCGCGCCGCCCGCGCTCGCCCTGCTCACCCCGGTCGTCTCCGCCGTCGCCCGCTCCCCGCGCGGCGCCCGGCTGGTCCGCTCCCGGCGCGCCGCCGAGCACCTCGCGGTGGCCGAAACCGTCGGTATGCCGGAGTCCCGGCTCGGCTCGGGCGAACGGGACCTCGCCGCCTAG
- a CDS encoding NlpC/P60 family protein yields the protein MRKARGAWLVAGGVFGVCLSFVALIVVGTYSAAAGLIGGAGGKNGTVALAKGAVPAAYQGLVQKWGNLCPAINPALLAAQLYQESGWNPTIVSPANARGIAQFIPGTWAGHGIDGDGDGDRDVWDPADAIPSAASYDCELAGYVKDVPGDPTNNMLAAYNAGAYRVIRSGGVPRISETQNYVRIIRSLEKSFARPVGRVDPSRQAAGAIYYAQQKLGTPYLWGGTGTAAQNGRFDCSGLTQAAYLEVGIELPRVANDQYNAGPHPSRDELLPGDLVFFSDDLTNSRAIRHVGIYVGGGYMIDAPRTGAVIRFDRIDTPDYFGATRVTADGAAALPKGLPQ from the coding sequence GTGCGTAAGGCGCGCGGAGCGTGGCTGGTGGCCGGTGGGGTGTTCGGTGTCTGCCTCAGCTTTGTCGCCCTGATCGTCGTCGGGACCTACTCCGCCGCCGCGGGGCTCATCGGCGGGGCCGGCGGCAAGAACGGGACCGTGGCCCTCGCGAAGGGGGCGGTGCCCGCCGCGTACCAGGGGCTGGTGCAGAAGTGGGGCAACCTCTGTCCGGCCATCAACCCCGCGCTCCTCGCCGCCCAGCTCTACCAGGAGAGCGGCTGGAACCCGACCATCGTCTCGCCGGCCAACGCCCGGGGCATCGCCCAGTTCATCCCCGGGACGTGGGCCGGGCACGGCATCGACGGCGACGGGGACGGCGACCGTGACGTGTGGGACCCGGCGGACGCGATCCCGTCGGCCGCCTCGTACGACTGCGAGCTGGCCGGCTACGTGAAGGACGTGCCGGGGGACCCCACGAACAACATGCTCGCCGCGTACAACGCCGGTGCCTACCGGGTCATCAGGTCCGGCGGCGTGCCGCGGATCAGCGAGACCCAGAACTACGTGCGGATCATCCGCTCCCTGGAGAAGAGCTTCGCCCGCCCGGTCGGCCGGGTCGACCCCTCGCGGCAGGCGGCCGGGGCGATCTACTACGCGCAGCAGAAGCTCGGCACGCCGTATCTGTGGGGCGGTACGGGGACGGCGGCGCAAAATGGCCGGTTCGACTGCTCGGGGCTGACCCAGGCCGCGTACCTGGAGGTCGGGATCGAGCTGCCGCGCGTGGCCAACGACCAGTACAACGCCGGGCCGCACCCCAGCCGCGACGAGCTGCTGCCGGGAGACCTGGTCTTCTTCTCCGACGACCTGACCAATTCGCGTGCCATCAGGCACGTCGGGATCTACGTGGGCGGCGGCTACATGATCGACGCCCCGCGCACCGGGGCCGTGATCCGCTTCGACCGGATCGACACGCCGGACTACTTCGGGGCCACCCGGGTCACGGCGGACGGGGCGGCGGCCCTGCCGAAGGGACTCCCGCAGTAG